The genomic DNA TGAAACACctcaggggagagaagggagattaAATGCCCCTCTCCCTGGCTTGTAGTTTGATTTCCTTAGGACACAACACCAAGGTCGGGAGGTGGGCGGGAGAGAATCCGCTCCGAGAAAAGTCAAGGCGGAGCCTAAAGCCAAGAAAGTGAGGGGTTAATGAAGCAAGCGACGGCATTACAATTACATGCACTCTTAGGCTGATCTGATATTGAACAGTATTTGTTTTGGATGTTCGCTAAGCAAATGGTAATGCACGTATGTGCCTTTGTAACtggtttacttttaaaattcttttttttttttttgagaaacatccatttgttccacttatttatgcattcatgggttgcttcttgtttgtgccctgacttgggCTTGAGCTGGCATCCTTGGCTTGTCAAGTCaatgccctaaccaactgagctacctagccacgACTCTATGTCATCGGTTTATACACATTACTGAGCTAACTACGTTTTGTTGATTATCTAATAAGTCCCAAAGGAAACTAAAGGTTTGGGCCTCCTCTTTGCAGTCACTGGGGACTCTGAGGTGAGTGCGATGGCATTAGGAACAAGTGCCTTTCAAACTGTGAGAGAACCTAATGCAAAATGTGCTCTCTGCCTGAGGTCCCATTTCTTTCCAGGTGGTGCATCTACCTGTTGTCTGTGGTGTGAATGCCACTTTTCCCAGAGACCCTGACCAAGTCCATTAAAAAGGAAGGACCCCAAATCAAGATTAAAGATGAGAGCTAAAGcagtgggagaagaggaggaaactgCCTGCCGTGTGCTAGGCActgcttttttttatatatataaccatTATTCagtacttgtttttttaaaatatattttattgatttgtttttacagagaggtagggagagggatagagttagaaacatctatgagagagaaacatcgattagctgcctcccgcacacctcctaccggggatgtgcccgcaaccaaggtacatgcccttgactggaatccaacctgggacctttcagtccgcaggccgatgctctattcactgagccacaccggttagggctaggcACTGCTTTTTATATAATTTCCGTTTGCTCTTCTGCAAAATAGAGTTGCATATTTAATAATTGTCAGAAAAAGAAGTGAAGCGCAGAGTCAGGTTTCAATCTTTTGTCCGCTGCATTCCACAACCCTAGCTACTTTTTCCACCGTGTCACGTCTAGGAGAGAAACAAAACCTTAGCCCCTAAGCGTAGTCTCCCGGTCAAGGAAAACCGGAACCCTGGGAGCCCCCTGGTGGCCTACTTTTCTCCCTGCGGAGCCCGTCCGTTCCCAGGCTCCTTTAATACCTGGAATACGCCCCCTTCCCGGCGCGTGAATCTGGAGTCCCGATTGGCTGGGCGGGGGCCAGTGGCGGGGCGTGGGGCGCGCCAGAGCGGCGCTCATTGGTCGGAGCAGGCCAGGGGACACTTCCGGGAATGCCCGCGCTCCCGCGTTCCATTGAGCTGCATCCGGCGGCCGCGGGGGCCGGTGGCTCCCCCTGCGGGCGGCTCAGCAGCATACACCGCCGTCggcctgggtgggtggtgggggagggtgggggaggggagggaccgagCCCCGAGTGGTGCGGGTGCGGGTTCGGGAAGGTTTAGAAACTAAGATTCTATTCCCTGGCcctgcaccggcttccctcaCCTCCGCTCCGTCGGTTCCCACACCTCGGGGCTTGAGACTGAAAGAGCATCCCGGGAAGGGGCATTCCAGCCCCCAAGCCGCCTATTCAGAGATCCCCCCCAAACCTGATCTTGAAGTTGGAGGCCCCCGGGAAAGTTCATTTCTAACCTTTCAGAAGAGCGAGAGGGTTTGAGGCTGCCTGACCCCAGGCGAGTGTGGTAGGTGGACCTTGGGCAGTGGAGCATGGGGGCGAAGGCTCCGGGCGATGAGCCTTCAtccccttttcctccttccaGTGGGGTTCCGAGGCTCAGGCAGCATGACGACGGAGACCTTCGTGAAGGATATCAAGCCCGGGCTCAAGAATCTGAACCTCATCTTCATTGTGCTGGAGACAGGTGGCTATGCTGGGGCCGGGGACCCCCTGTGGGGCTtctcagggttggggggcagaaagGGAAGAACATCACCTCCGTTCTTAATTTGCTCCCGGCGTGGCACGGTGCACCCCAAAACATGGCTCACGCCCAGTCGCTCTCCTAGACCCCAGCCCAGGGAGTTGCCCTGAAATGTAGGGTACATGCAAACTCTTGCCAGATCCAAGCCTCCAGTGTCTCAGGGGCCGctttccgctcagcaccctcgcCTCGGCGCCGgctcctccactcccctccccagcctgccccagAGATTTAGCTTTGCCCTGCTTGTActtttccctcacccccaccaatATGTCAATATATCTAGATCTCATCCTTCTGACCACTCCCCACTCTGTTTATCTGTTCCCTCCAGGCCGAGTGACCAAGACAAAGGACGGTCACGAAGTTCGGACCTGCAAAGTGGCAGACAAAACGGGCAGCATCAATATCTCCGTCTGGGACGACGTGGGCAACCTGATCCAGCCTGGGGACATTATCCGGCTCACCAAAGGGTAAGCCAGCTGGTGCCTACTGGCTATCCCAGGGCAGTAGCAGTCAAGGGGGGCGGGTTTAACGGTCCCTGTAACTCTTCTGAGTACTCTGAATCCTGCATTTTGTGCCCCCACAGGTACGCTTCAGTGTTCAAAGGTTGTCTGACATTGTACACTGGTCGTGGGGGTGATCTTCAGAAGATTGGAGAGTAAGTGCTCTTGGGTTTTGGGATGTAGAAGCAGCAGGCCGAGATGGGAAATTTAAGGTTTGCAAGAAGGCAGCATGAGGGTGTGCAGTCCATGTCCTATACTGGAGGCCTCTAGCACTGGCCCAGAGGATGGGTCTGAAGCTTTGGCCACTTTCTCTCCTTGCAGATTCTGTATGGTTTATTCTGAGGTTCCTAACTTCAGTGAGCCAAACCCAGAGTACAGTGCTCAGCAAGCACCCAACAAGACGGTGAGTCCCATGGCCATGAtgtgggggcgggcagggcaggcggaGAAGCATGGTAGGAAGAAAGGTCTGAGTTTAATTTGTACCTTCAGGTGCAGAACGACAGCAGCCCTGCAGCTCCCCAGCCTACCACTGGACCCCCTGCTGTTTCTCCAGGTAAACCTGTTTCCTTCCATACACGGGTCCACCTagttcccctcctctccccagcctggaGAGGTGACCAGCCTTATCCCTTTCCCAGATCTCTCTTCTCTgtgtacccccctccccccttgcacCCAATTCTTCTCCCAGTTCTTTTGCAAATCCCTGTGGTGAAAAGATCTGGTTGGGGACCTGTTTCTATGGTAGAGCTCTTGGCACCCTGTTGCCAACTACCACTCAAAGGCAAACATGAGAACAGTTTGTCCACAAAGACTGTCCTCCTTCATTCTAGCTTGTCTTTCTGCGCTTCTCTTTTGGCAGAACCTGCCCTTTTCTCTTGCTCGTTGTGATTGTTACCCAGTTCTAATACACAGCGTTTCTTGTGTGACTCATCGTAGAGCACTCTGCACAGCTTTTGGAACCAATGGCCCCGCTGCCCCTCTCAGCTTTGGGATGATGATTCTTCCACCTCATGTACTTCAAGCCCCTGCTTTTTGGTCTCTTGAGGAATTGGGACCTTACTGCTCATCATCAGCGTTTCATTACAATCATCCCCAAACACACAAGCACACCTCCTTCGTCTGGTGGTGGTTTCTCCTCAGGAACCTGGTTTTTActgctcttttctccttctggatCATCTCTCAGCTGACCCTCCTGCTCCCTGAGCGTGTGGCTCTATCTTGCCTCCTATCCATGCCTTAGGTTTCTCCCTGTGACACTGGCTTCAGGCTGCCTCAGCCCTTCCCGTTTGTGTCTGCATCCCCAGTTACCATGGTTTTTCAGAATGGTTTGTGTCAGAACCACCAGGAGTCATGTGTTTTTTTAGAAACACTATGAAATAGCAACATTTAATTCCACCACAAAAATtaacattggggggggggggttaacaCCCATGTTTTTAACTGAAAATGTGACTATTACATATTTCCAGGTCTCCATTTTAGTGATGGTACATTTAAGCCCGTTTACCCTGGCATTCTTGGCCAGATGTTTATCCACTTTGTCCTCTGCCAGTAGATACAAAAGGCTTAAAAAACACATCTGGCATTAAAACTTACCTTTGACTTTCTATACACTCTCCACATTCCAA from Myotis daubentonii chromosome 2, mMyoDau2.1, whole genome shotgun sequence includes the following:
- the NABP2 gene encoding SOSS complex subunit B1, with the protein product MTTETFVKDIKPGLKNLNLIFIVLETGRVTKTKDGHEVRTCKVADKTGSINISVWDDVGNLIQPGDIIRLTKGYASVFKGCLTLYTGRGGDLQKIGEFCMVYSEVPNFSEPNPEYSAQQAPNKTVQNDSSPAAPQPTTGPPAVSPASESQNGNGLSAPPGPGGGPHPPHAPSHPPSTRITRSQPNHTPAGPPGPSNNPVSNGKETRRSSKR